TCGTAGACACCTTGAGATGATTCGTTCCCCCGATCGCACGAAAGTGCGGTCGGGGTTTTTTCATATTTGATTAACTCCACAAGGCTAACCCGAACTTGACTTGACCTACACCTTCTGTCAACTTGCCTTGATCTACTACTACAGAGAAAGGCTGAGTTTGATCAAACAGAAGAGCTTCTGTTTACTCGGTCTATGAGCATTTTTCTGAGGGTTATTCCATGTTACGCATCCACACCAGAATAAGAACCGCGTTGTATTACACATTGCTTGCTGGAGCAGCATGTGCTCCTTCGTTATGTCGAGCAGATCCAGAGAGTAAACAGCATGTCGTTGGAAACCATCTCGGCTACACCATCGACTTCCCCAGCGCAAGAGCATTCAACTCTGCATCGCAATCAACATTTGGCTGGTTTAATGCCACACTCGATCCCAGCCCTAATAATGATTGCACAGGAAAAGATCCAGAGCGAGTCTTGATAGATGACACCGGAACCTTTGGATCGTCCTCAGGACCAATCACTTCAGGGCTCTACAGTTCTGTTTACAGCGATATGTATCAACTCGGCGTGAGCGGTTATCTTTGCGGCATAATCTACACCCTCGAAGCTCCAAATCCGACGTTTATTTGGGGCAGCGGACTTGGTCATCGAGTGGATGCGTCACGTACAAACGACGCTGCATCTGTATTTTCAACAGATGTTACCATTCGGAGCACAATATGCGGCGCAAACGACTGCCAACCAGAAGTGGATTATTTTATCAAAGACGATGCCAACCTTTGTGTGTGGGTGAGGCATACCGCAGAGTACGAGCTCGGTTCAACTGGCGGCGACGGGACGATTACCATCGAGTGCCAACCGGAGTTAGTTCTGTTTTCGCAATACATACATGATATCCTGTACGATGACGGCAAGGAATGCCATAGTCTTTCGTGCGCGCCGGATATAGACGCTCTGACAACCGTTGTGTGGGACAAGTTGACCTACGAGATCTTCGACTCGACCACACAGTACGCGACGAAGACGTACAACTTTGTAGGAGTTGCAAACGGCGGCGGTTCTATTACCTACCTCATAGGCCCAGACGACCTGACCTGCTCGGACATGTCGACAGGGGGCTCCTGCCAAGTCACAACGCACGAGTATTGCGATGACATTACCGAAGCAACATCGGTAACAACGAAGGTGGGATCTGGAGTGTATCCTCAATCAAGTGGATACGCTGTCAGTTACACCTCTTCTCCTGTTGTAACGCAAGCGGTCACTGTCAGGGTCACAATCTTCCATGAGTCCTGCAACACGCAGAGCAGCGATCCTGTGGATACGAATCGAGACCTTGATCATAACATGCTTGACAGAATCAATCTGATTGTTCGTGACGGCGCTTCAGCATCTCCCGATATGAACGGCGCTTCTGATGCAGACTACGATATCCGTTGTGATCTTGATCTTGATGGTGACGTTGATTCAACAGATCTCGCGCTGCTTGATGCAGAGTTCTGCTTCGCGGATCTTGACGAGGATGGCAATCTCGACACAGATGATCAGGATCTCTTCACAACATGGTACAACGCGCAAGATCCTCGCGCAGATATGAACGGTGACACGTACTTCACAATTGCCGATTACACCCTGTATGGCAACTTGTACTCTGCGGGTTGCCCATAACACCACACCTGCAGGTTGAATCATATCTTTACCCCGGAGGCGCTGCTTCCGGGGTTTTCTTTTATACGAGTGTCTGCAGCTCGCGTCGCATGATCTTCCCCGTCGGGTTTCGCGGGAGCGCATCGAGCACGCGCACCTCTCGCGGGATCATGTAGGGCGCTAAGCTCTCGCGGCAGAACGAGAGCAGTTGCGCCGGATCGAACGAGTCGTGCTCGACACCCTCGGCAAGCTCGACGAACGCAACTGGCACCTCACCGCGCACGTCGTCCTTCTTCCCCACCACCGCCGACGCAGCAACGGACGGATGTGTGTCGATGACCTGCTCGATCGTGCGCGGAAACACGTTCTCACCGCCAACAATTAGCATCTCTTTGAGCCTGCCCGTGATCGAGAGTGATCCATCAATATTGATCTGCCCAATGTCGCCCGTGCGGAACCACCCTTGATTGTCGAACGCCTTCGCAGTCTCGTCGGGCAGTTTGTAATACCCGCGCATGATGTTTGGGCCGGTGAGTCTGATCTCACCTTCGCAGCATTGCGGCAGATCTCTTCCATTATCGAGATCGACAATGCGCTGCTTTACTTCGGGGAGTGGTCTGCCGACCGAACCACGTCTGAAACTGTCCGGCAGGCACACATGCGTGACCGGGCTTGTCTCGGTCAATCCGTATCCCTCGTTGATGCGCCGGCCGAACTTCTCATAGAACGTCTCGGCAACAAAGTCTGACAATGGCTCACCACCCGAGACAATCAACCGGAGCGAGTCGAACTCATCGCCAGTGATGTTCTTCGCATTCAGCAGCGCGCCGTACATCGAAGGAATCGCAACAAAGATCGTCGGTTTGTGCTCGCGTATCAGGCTCAGTATCTTTCCGGGCACAAAGCGCGCGGTGTACACCACCTTGCATCCGATCATCAGCGGCGCAAGCGTGAGCACGGTCAGCCCGAACGAGTGGAACTGCGGGAGCACGCCCAGCAGGCAGTCATTGGCATCAAGATTGATGATGCGCTTGAACTGTGAGATATTCGACGAGATGTTTTTGTGCGTCAGCATTACGCCTTTGGGCTTGCCCGATGTGCCCGACGTGTACAGCAGCACGCCGAGATCGTCGGGCGCGTTGCGCGCGGGCCAGCGTGGCGACGGCACACCTTTCAGCGCCATGTCCTCCATCCGCACGAGGTTCGCACAGGCGAGTTTCGTGTTCGCTTGCAGCCCAAGGTGATCGAGCATCGGCTGGGCTGTGATGATCGTGTCTACAGCGCAGTCACCGACGACGTATTCCAGTTCCTCGTGCTTGAGGAGATAGTTCAGTGGCACCGGGACTTTGCCCGCGATCCACACGCCGAGGATCGCGATCGGGAACGCGCCGGACGTCGGAAGCATCAGCCCGACCATCTCTGTGGAGCACCTGCGTTCGATCTCATCTGCGACGTTCATCGCTGCGACAAGGATCTCGATCGCGCGGTACGAACGCCGATCGTCCACCACCGCGACGCGGCGAGGCGAGCGGAGCAGATGCCGGATGATGGGCCAGTGGATCGACATGGACGCAAGGGTACGCAAGTTTCCACACGCGCAGCAGTTGTCGGTCGGCATCTAAACCGGCATCGCACACGAACCCTCGCATACGTTCACCGATACCGATCTTCGCGGAGCCATACACATGCGACCACTGGTCTGGATGAGAACCGATCTGCGTACCCATGACAACCCCGCGCTGCATCATGCATGCAAAGCATCATCGCGGGGTGTCGTCGCGGTCTTTACTATCTGTCCGAAGCAGTGGCTCTCGCACGACATGGCGCCAATCAAAGCTGCGTTCATCCTGCGGAACCTCAAAGACCTATCCGAGACGCTCGCGAAGAAGAACATCGCGCTGAAGATCATCGAGACGCCGACGTTCGCAACCGTGCCGAAACTCCTGAAGAAACTCGCAAACGAGCACGAGTGCGATGCGCTGTACTTCAACCGTGAGTACGAGGTCAACGAGCAGGAGCGCGACGAGGAAGTCACGAAGGTGTT
Above is a genomic segment from Phycisphaeraceae bacterium containing:
- a CDS encoding AMP-binding protein, which gives rise to MSIHWPIIRHLLRSPRRVAVVDDRRSYRAIEILVAAMNVADEIERRCSTEMVGLMLPTSGAFPIAILGVWIAGKVPVPLNYLLKHEELEYVVGDCAVDTIITAQPMLDHLGLQANTKLACANLVRMEDMALKGVPSPRWPARNAPDDLGVLLYTSGTSGKPKGVMLTHKNISSNISQFKRIINLDANDCLLGVLPQFHSFGLTVLTLAPLMIGCKVVYTARFVPGKILSLIREHKPTIFVAIPSMYGALLNAKNITGDEFDSLRLIVSGGEPLSDFVAETFYEKFGRRINEGYGLTETSPVTHVCLPDSFRRGSVGRPLPEVKQRIVDLDNGRDLPQCCEGEIRLTGPNIMRGYYKLPDETAKAFDNQGWFRTGDIGQINIDGSLSITGRLKEMLIVGGENVFPRTIEQVIDTHPSVAASAVVGKKDDVRGEVPVAFVELAEGVEHDSFDPAQLLSFCRESLAPYMIPREVRVLDALPRNPTGKIMRRELQTLV